In a single window of the Desulfocurvibacter africanus subsp. africanus DSM 2603 genome:
- a CDS encoding PLP-dependent aminotransferase family protein produces MSSEQFLYSQVEQAIVERIRRGALLPGQRLPSLRALSRRMGMSLATVSQAYAELERKGMVEARPRSGYFVRPAMREPKPPVCSPSLASTPREVTRAALIRSVLDALGRTDLLPLGVSLPQSELLPIKALSRCLTEVMRSRASRALDYEPVTGYPELLRQIAMLDMDNGPAAPGELVITNGAMEALHIALRCVTRPGDNVIIQSPTYYCFLQLLESLQLRAIEIPSCPEGGIDPASLDQALRSFSVAACVLTPNFNNPDGSLTSEEAKAEIVELLARRSIPLIEDEVYAELHFGPSRPPSCARYDKQGLVLTCSSFSKTLAPGFRVGWLRPGSFHEQALAVKITTNVCTASPMQIAVAEYLRSGAYTRHLRRLRQRLAEQAATMRLAIGRHFPPGTRVTSPRGGMQLWLELPGEADGIEYFRRARAERIGVCPGSIFSARDGFRSFVRICCGNIWSEEMEKGLKTLGRLAGELTG; encoded by the coding sequence ATGAGCAGTGAACAGTTCCTTTATTCCCAGGTCGAGCAGGCCATCGTCGAGCGCATCCGCCGTGGCGCGCTCCTGCCGGGTCAGCGCCTGCCCAGCCTGCGCGCCCTGAGCAGACGCATGGGCATGTCCCTGGCGACCGTGTCCCAGGCCTATGCCGAGTTGGAGCGCAAAGGAATGGTCGAAGCCAGGCCCCGCTCCGGCTACTTCGTGCGTCCGGCCATGCGCGAGCCGAAGCCTCCGGTGTGCAGCCCGTCGTTGGCCTCGACCCCGCGCGAGGTCACGCGCGCCGCGCTCATCCGTAGCGTGCTCGACGCCCTGGGCCGCACGGACCTGTTGCCGCTCGGCGTATCCTTGCCCCAGTCCGAGCTGTTGCCCATCAAGGCTCTGTCGCGTTGCCTGACCGAGGTCATGCGCTCGCGCGCAAGCCGTGCCTTGGACTACGAGCCCGTGACCGGCTACCCCGAGTTGCTGCGCCAGATCGCCATGCTGGACATGGACAATGGCCCGGCCGCGCCCGGTGAACTGGTCATTACCAACGGCGCCATGGAGGCCCTGCACATCGCCTTGCGTTGCGTGACGCGGCCGGGCGACAATGTGATCATTCAGTCGCCCACCTACTACTGTTTCCTGCAACTGCTGGAAAGCCTGCAGCTGCGGGCCATCGAGATACCGTCCTGCCCCGAGGGCGGCATTGATCCAGCCAGCCTGGACCAGGCTCTACGCTCCTTTTCCGTGGCCGCCTGCGTGCTCACACCCAACTTCAACAATCCCGATGGCAGCCTGACCTCCGAGGAGGCCAAGGCAGAGATCGTGGAACTGCTGGCCCGGCGCTCCATCCCGCTCATAGAGGACGAGGTCTATGCCGAGCTGCACTTCGGTCCCAGCCGTCCGCCTTCCTGCGCGCGCTACGATAAGCAAGGTCTGGTACTGACCTGCTCGTCCTTCTCCAAGACCTTGGCCCCGGGCTTCCGTGTGGGCTGGCTGCGGCCCGGCAGCTTCCACGAGCAGGCCCTGGCCGTGAAGATCACCACCAACGTGTGCACGGCCAGCCCCATGCAGATCGCCGTGGCCGAATACTTGCGCTCGGGCGCGTACACCCGCCATCTGCGTCGCCTGCGCCAGCGCTTGGCTGAACAGGCCGCGACCATGCGTCTGGCCATCGGCCGCCATTTTCCGCCCGGCACGCGCGTGACCAGTCCGCGCGGCGGCATGCAGCTGTGGCTGGAACTGCCGGGCGAGGCCGACGGCATCGAATATTTCCGCCGCGCCCGCGCCGAGCGCATCGGCGTATGTCCAGGGAGCATCTTCTCAGCACGGGATGGCTTCCGCAGCTTCGTGCGCATCTGCTGCGGCAACATCTGGTCCGAGGAGATGGAGAAGGGGCTGAAGACCCTGGGCAGGCTGGCCGGGGAGTTGACCGGGTAG
- a CDS encoding AzlC family ABC transporter permease — MHTTVSTETARRSAAFTAGARASLGVGVAVAVYGLAFGILARQGGLSLTEGGLMSLLVFAGASQFVALDMWGPSMSLGVVVLTTLVVNLRHVLMGASAASWFEGCSRGKAMLAYFVMIDESWAMTAASRVPVRDKASFLLGSGVLLYLCWDLATLAGFLLVPEMDDPARWGLDFVFCACFLALLAGMYRGRGDLPAWAVAALCAVAAAEFLPGKWYILVGGMAGGFTEAIRHGRRN, encoded by the coding sequence ATGCATACGACCGTATCGACGGAAACAGCTCGCCGTAGCGCGGCCTTCACGGCCGGCGCGCGTGCCAGCTTGGGGGTGGGAGTCGCCGTGGCTGTCTACGGACTGGCTTTCGGCATCCTGGCCCGCCAGGGCGGACTGTCGCTCACCGAAGGCGGGCTCATGAGCCTGCTGGTGTTTGCAGGGGCCTCGCAGTTCGTGGCCCTGGACATGTGGGGGCCGTCCATGTCCCTGGGCGTGGTGGTGCTCACGACGCTGGTGGTCAACCTGCGCCACGTGCTCATGGGCGCGTCGGCCGCCAGTTGGTTCGAAGGCTGCTCCAGGGGCAAGGCCATGCTGGCCTACTTCGTGATGATCGACGAGAGCTGGGCCATGACCGCAGCCTCGCGCGTGCCCGTGCGTGACAAGGCGTCCTTCCTGCTCGGCAGCGGCGTGCTGCTCTACCTGTGCTGGGATCTGGCCACGCTGGCCGGCTTCCTACTGGTGCCCGAGATGGACGATCCGGCGCGCTGGGGGCTGGATTTCGTGTTCTGCGCATGCTTCCTGGCCCTGCTGGCCGGCATGTACCGGGGTCGCGGCGACCTGCCGGCCTGGGCCGTGGCGGCCTTGTGCGCGGTGGCGGCAGCGGAGTTCCTGCCGGGCAAATGGTACATCCTTGTCGGCGGAATGGCCGGCGGATTCACGGAGGCGATCAGGCATGGACGCCGCAATTAA
- a CDS encoding ABC transporter substrate-binding protein has translation MGILSFSMLVLSLGFAFSGCQGGQEAKEELIKISLATTPVIYTGLIAVADQEGFFRQSGLDVSIRSDYPAGLQSMQALERGEVQMATGAAFVFSGMMEDDPSLRVLASVGSTSDHEIVARKDRGILRPSDLQGKRIGVVLDTVSEYALSMFLQMNNIDPATLTLVDISPPEMPEALARGEVDAISVWGKFSYLAIKRLGENSVSWPSQYSLDYHWVLAAKEDLLANSPEVAKRFLLALKQAERFVLSNEEAARAIITQKWGLEQDFVTQVWSKNKLRVALDQPLIISLENAIRWRMRNKGKTEEMPNILSKIHQAPLEEIDPKAVTLYR, from the coding sequence ATGGGAATCCTGAGCTTTTCCATGTTGGTTCTGTCCCTGGGGTTCGCTTTTAGCGGATGCCAGGGGGGACAGGAGGCGAAAGAAGAGCTCATCAAAATCTCTCTGGCAACGACTCCCGTAATCTACACAGGGCTCATTGCCGTTGCCGATCAAGAAGGCTTTTTCAGGCAATCTGGCCTGGATGTGTCGATCCGAAGCGACTATCCAGCCGGGCTGCAGAGCATGCAGGCGCTTGAACGCGGCGAGGTCCAGATGGCCACGGGGGCTGCTTTTGTCTTCTCGGGGATGATGGAGGATGACCCCTCCCTGCGCGTCCTGGCCTCTGTCGGATCCACGAGCGACCATGAGATCGTGGCCAGAAAGGACAGAGGAATCCTCAGGCCGTCCGACCTGCAGGGCAAGCGGATCGGCGTTGTCTTGGACACGGTGAGTGAATACGCCCTGTCCATGTTCCTTCAGATGAACAACATTGATCCCGCCACACTGACGTTGGTTGACATCTCCCCGCCCGAGATGCCCGAGGCCCTGGCCCGTGGCGAAGTGGACGCAATCTCCGTTTGGGGCAAATTTTCCTACCTGGCGATAAAAAGGTTAGGGGAGAACAGCGTATCCTGGCCTTCTCAGTATTCCCTGGACTACCATTGGGTATTGGCGGCCAAGGAGGATCTGTTGGCCAACTCGCCGGAGGTAGCCAAACGGTTTCTCCTGGCGCTCAAACAAGCTGAACGGTTCGTCTTGAGCAACGAAGAAGCGGCAAGAGCCATAATTACCCAAAAATGGGGCCTTGAGCAGGATTTCGTCACGCAGGTTTGGAGCAAGAACAAGCTGCGGGTTGCTCTCGACCAGCCCCTGATCATTTCGCTTGAGAACGCCATTCGCTGGAGAATGCGTAACAAGGGCAAGACGGAAGAGATGCCGAACATCCTGAGCAAGATCCATCAGGCTCCCTTGGAGGAGATCGATCCGAAGGCAGTCACGCTCTACAGGTAG
- a CDS encoding methyltransferase domain-containing selenoprotein MduS: MFASYAVTDQQQNWDEVYGKNEEFFGEEPSGFGQEALGIFRQNGVKSVLELGPGQGRDTLFFAENGLEVVGLDYSQQSVAELSAKAQARALSARIKAQPHDVRQPIPFPDGSFDACYSHMLLCMHLSRQEIAFALREIHRVLRAGGLAVYSVRSIFDKHYGVGRHLGEQIYEIGGFVVHFFSEEMIRRFARGFEIVQIGRMEEGSLPRDLFTVYLRKTGPIEGTDEENAMPDLSALFQSFFNATYGSGALDKKTKFLIALGASLAAGCDPCAQFALAGAKEAGASQDELDETAAVAMTIQATRIRNTLGRVTQAVVGPSEPSDSFGIAAAPLAEQPGRS; this comes from the coding sequence GTGTTTGCAAGTTATGCGGTAACAGACCAGCAACAAAACTGGGATGAGGTTTACGGCAAGAACGAGGAGTTCTTCGGGGAGGAGCCGAGCGGTTTTGGCCAGGAGGCGCTTGGCATCTTCCGGCAGAACGGCGTGAAAAGCGTGCTGGAGCTGGGTCCCGGCCAGGGGCGGGATACTCTGTTCTTTGCGGAGAATGGCCTGGAAGTCGTGGGCCTGGACTACTCGCAGCAGTCCGTCGCCGAGTTGAGCGCCAAGGCACAGGCGCGGGCGCTTTCAGCGCGCATCAAAGCCCAGCCCCACGATGTGCGCCAGCCGATCCCCTTCCCGGATGGGAGCTTCGACGCCTGCTATTCGCACATGCTGTTGTGCATGCACCTGAGCAGGCAGGAAATCGCCTTTGCCTTGCGGGAAATCCATCGCGTGCTGCGTGCGGGCGGATTGGCCGTCTATTCGGTACGCAGTATCTTCGACAAACATTACGGAGTCGGTCGCCATCTGGGCGAGCAGATATACGAGATAGGCGGCTTCGTCGTTCACTTCTTCAGCGAGGAGATGATCCGCCGCTTTGCCCGAGGGTTTGAAATCGTACAAATCGGCCGCATGGAGGAGGGCAGTCTTCCCCGCGACCTGTTCACCGTGTACCTGAGAAAGACCGGCCCCATTGAGGGCACGGACGAGGAGAATGCCATGCCGGACCTGTCCGCACTGTTTCAAAGCTTTTTCAACGCCACCTACGGCAGTGGCGCTTTGGACAAGAAAACGAAGTTCCTCATCGCCCTTGGAGCCTCGCTGGCGGCTGGCTGTGATCCCTGCGCGCAATTTGCCCTGGCGGGCGCGAAGGAAGCCGGAGCTTCCCAGGATGAGCTTGATGAAACAGCCGCCGTGGCCATGACGATCCAGGCGACACGCATCCGCAACACCCTCGGGCGCGTAACCCAGGCGGTAGTGGGGCCCTCGGAACCCTCGGATTCGTTCGGGATCGCGGCGGCTCCCCTTGCGGAGCAGCCCGGACGTAGCTGA
- a CDS encoding AzlD family protein, with the protein MDAAIKPFLTIVGMALATYSTRALGPALAARLPMGGRVEAFLKGLPGAILVALVAPTVFTAGPAEALASAVTLAVAFRFGGLVPALASGLGSVLLFRWLLG; encoded by the coding sequence ATGGACGCCGCAATTAAGCCTTTCCTGACTATTGTCGGCATGGCCCTGGCCACCTACTCGACACGGGCCCTCGGCCCTGCCCTGGCCGCGCGCCTGCCCATGGGCGGCAGAGTGGAAGCTTTCCTCAAAGGTCTGCCCGGCGCCATTCTCGTGGCCCTGGTGGCTCCCACCGTGTTTACCGCCGGCCCGGCCGAGGCCTTGGCTTCGGCGGTCACGCTGGCCGTGGCCTTCCGCTTCGGCGGACTCGTGCCCGCCCTGGCTTCGGGCCTGGGCAGCGTACTCCTGTTCCGCTGGCTGCTCGGATAA
- a CDS encoding ABC transporter substrate-binding protein produces the protein MHRKRITYLFALLGIGTALAFFLYRPHWQSHTSPIPIAISRMDVPHSGLLHIAEAKGFFTEEGLAAIMRTSSTGYEAIQELLRGETDVGAAAETPIAKTLAEGKQIKVIATIFTSSMNVGIVARKDRGITEPQDLKGKRIGVVFGTATHYMLETFLAFHRIPVDAVTIVATKPEAIEADLTSGELDAAATWNPHLTQVQQQLGGNAQTFYPDKFYAETYNLVVRPDYLSKKRETVDRLLRALLKAELFASSHPNEANRIIASASGADPSPQRGSREPLTYELSLKQSLLLATENEVNWHFRRGLVQEGPFPDILNAFAPEPLRALKPSGVSILK, from the coding sequence ATGCATCGAAAGCGCATAACATATTTATTTGCTTTGTTAGGTATAGGGACCGCTCTCGCGTTTTTCCTGTACCGTCCGCATTGGCAATCCCACACATCACCCATCCCAATCGCCATTTCAAGGATGGATGTGCCGCATTCCGGGCTGCTGCACATTGCAGAGGCCAAAGGCTTCTTCACCGAAGAAGGGCTCGCGGCGATCATGAGGACCTCGTCTACCGGTTACGAGGCGATCCAGGAACTTTTGCGAGGCGAAACCGATGTCGGAGCGGCAGCCGAAACCCCGATAGCCAAGACCTTGGCGGAGGGAAAGCAGATCAAAGTCATCGCCACAATTTTTACCTCATCCATGAATGTGGGCATTGTTGCGCGCAAGGACCGCGGCATCACTGAACCGCAGGATCTGAAAGGTAAGCGGATCGGTGTCGTATTTGGAACAGCCACGCATTACATGCTGGAAACCTTTCTGGCATTCCACAGGATTCCCGTGGATGCGGTCACAATTGTCGCCACCAAGCCGGAGGCCATCGAAGCCGACCTGACTTCCGGAGAGCTGGATGCAGCCGCGACATGGAACCCTCACTTGACTCAGGTGCAACAGCAACTGGGGGGCAACGCGCAAACCTTCTATCCCGACAAGTTCTACGCCGAGACGTACAATTTGGTCGTGCGCCCGGATTACCTGTCGAAAAAACGGGAAACGGTGGACAGGTTGCTTCGCGCGCTGCTCAAGGCGGAGTTGTTTGCCAGCAGCCACCCGAACGAGGCCAATCGGATAATCGCCTCGGCTTCGGGAGCCGACCCCAGTCCCCAGCGTGGATCAAGAGAGCCGTTGACCTATGAATTGTCGCTTAAACAGTCACTGCTGCTGGCCACGGAAAACGAGGTAAATTGGCACTTCCGTCGCGGCCTCGTGCAAGAAGGTCCCTTTCCTGATATATTGAATGCCTTCGCGCCGGAGCCGCTGCGCGCACTCAAGCCGTCTGGCGTAAGCATCCTGAAGTAA
- a CDS encoding PAS domain S-box protein, whose translation MAEQEHKDHIIEDLRAKLAEYERREAERSTFEQAPMGMAHLDLEGRFLRVNRRLCEILGYSPDELTQRTLREITHAEDLRKNLARIDQLMRGEIDRFSMEKRYHRKDGRIIWAMLTATLTRNEHGEPLFLLAVVEDITRRKQDEAELHLREDLFRTLAENSPDVISVYDRDLRRVYVSPAIEMETGLSRDDLVGKTLRKLQAESAVYTQEMVDSFEEGVRRIFETGELVTVDFTYLTTAGKRKFHQLRMAPLRSPDGEVRQVMSISRDMTALKETEADLHIREEHYRALVENSPDGIVRYDKDLRYLYVNPCFARMTRLPAQAIVGNKLGILGLSLEMQQRVAGAVREALATGQEQSCEIAWEGPQGIKLIDIRFVPEVGRDGEMKTVLAVSRDITDLAQAKREAERANRVKSEFLASMSHEIRTPMNGIIGLTELALMQRPKPKVRDYLGMVKQSADSLLGIINDILDLSKIEAGRIELEKSFFSPREMLEGLFETMRIEAERKGITFSTKIDPRVPASLFGDEGRLRQIFVNLISNALKFTEAGSVSVQVTAEDHLDLAKPGPVEIIASIRDTGIGIPANRLESIFEPFDTGTRSTRHGGTGLGLTITKGLIDLMGGRITVKSRPGKGSTFSFSVMLELAIPEEKPEMAAQPAAEPELRPLKILLAEDNEINRFLALELLKERGHVVTAVENGRDALDMLAKERFDLVLMDVQMPEVNGVEATRRIRAGKVPGTDPRIPIVALTAYALKGDREKFMSAGMDDYLSKPIDMEELDRVLERIGSAGKSVE comes from the coding sequence ATGGCCGAACAGGAGCATAAAGACCACATCATCGAGGATCTGCGGGCAAAGCTTGCGGAGTACGAGCGCCGGGAGGCCGAGCGCTCCACCTTCGAGCAGGCCCCCATGGGCATGGCGCACCTGGACCTTGAGGGACGTTTCCTGCGCGTCAACCGGCGCCTGTGCGAGATCCTCGGCTACTCGCCGGACGAACTGACGCAGCGCACATTGCGGGAGATCACCCATGCCGAGGATCTGAGGAAGAATCTGGCACGCATTGACCAGCTCATGCGTGGGGAAATCGACCGCTTCAGCATGGAAAAGCGCTACCATCGCAAGGATGGACGGATCATCTGGGCCATGCTCACAGCCACCCTGACCAGGAACGAGCACGGCGAACCCCTCTTCCTTCTGGCCGTGGTCGAGGACATTACGCGGCGGAAGCAGGACGAGGCCGAGCTACACCTCCGCGAAGATCTCTTCCGCACCCTGGCCGAGAACTCACCCGACGTCATCTCGGTCTATGACCGGGACCTGCGCCGCGTCTACGTAAGCCCGGCTATCGAAATGGAAACCGGGCTCTCTCGGGATGATCTCGTCGGCAAGACCTTGCGGAAGCTGCAGGCGGAGAGTGCGGTCTACACCCAGGAAATGGTCGATTCGTTCGAGGAAGGGGTCCGGCGGATCTTCGAGACGGGCGAGCTGGTAACGGTCGATTTCACCTATCTCACTACGGCGGGCAAGAGGAAGTTCCACCAGTTGCGCATGGCGCCCCTGCGCTCCCCTGACGGTGAGGTCAGGCAGGTCATGTCCATCAGCCGGGACATGACGGCGCTCAAGGAGACCGAGGCCGACCTGCACATCCGGGAAGAGCACTACCGCGCCCTGGTCGAGAACTCGCCGGATGGGATTGTCCGTTATGACAAGGACCTGCGCTACCTCTACGTCAACCCGTGCTTCGCGAGGATGACAAGGCTCCCGGCCCAGGCCATCGTCGGCAATAAACTTGGAATATTAGGCTTATCTCTGGAGATGCAACAGAGAGTCGCAGGGGCAGTCCGTGAGGCCTTGGCGACCGGCCAGGAGCAGTCCTGCGAAATAGCCTGGGAGGGGCCGCAGGGAATCAAGCTCATCGATATCAGGTTCGTCCCCGAGGTCGGGCGGGATGGCGAAATGAAAACCGTGCTCGCGGTGAGCCGCGATATCACCGACCTAGCGCAGGCCAAGCGGGAGGCCGAGCGGGCCAACCGGGTCAAGAGCGAATTTCTGGCCAGCATGTCCCACGAGATCAGGACACCCATGAACGGCATCATCGGTCTGACCGAGCTTGCGCTCATGCAGAGGCCCAAGCCCAAGGTCCGCGACTACCTCGGCATGGTCAAGCAGTCAGCGGACTCGCTACTTGGCATCATCAATGATATTCTCGATCTGTCCAAAATCGAGGCGGGGCGCATCGAGCTGGAGAAAAGCTTTTTCAGCCCGCGCGAAATGCTCGAAGGACTCTTTGAAACCATGCGTATCGAGGCCGAGCGCAAGGGGATCACCTTCTCGACCAAGATCGACCCACGCGTCCCTGCAAGTCTTTTTGGCGACGAGGGGCGTCTACGACAGATCTTCGTCAATCTCATCAGCAATGCCCTCAAGTTCACCGAGGCCGGGAGCGTTTCCGTGCAGGTAACTGCAGAAGATCATTTGGATTTGGCCAAGCCTGGACCAGTGGAGATCATTGCTTCCATCCGCGACACAGGCATCGGCATCCCGGCGAACAGGCTGGAGTCGATCTTCGAGCCCTTCGACACCGGGACGCGAAGTACCAGGCATGGCGGTACGGGGCTTGGACTGACCATCACCAAGGGGCTCATCGATCTCATGGGCGGCCGGATCACAGTCAAAAGCCGACCCGGCAAGGGCAGCACGTTCAGCTTCTCGGTCATGCTCGAACTTGCAATACCGGAAGAGAAGCCCGAGATGGCCGCACAACCCGCTGCCGAGCCGGAACTCCGGCCGCTCAAGATCCTGCTTGCAGAAGACAACGAGATCAACCGCTTCCTGGCTTTGGAGCTGCTTAAGGAGCGCGGGCACGTGGTCACGGCCGTGGAGAACGGCAGGGATGCCTTGGATATGCTGGCTAAAGAGCGTTTCGACCTCGTGCTCATGGACGTGCAGATGCCGGAGGTCAACGGTGTGGAGGCGACCCGGCGCATCCGAGCAGGCAAGGTTCCGGGCACTGACCCGCGCATACCCATCGTCGCTCTGACCGCCTATGCCCTCAAGGGAGACCGGGAGAAATTCATGTCCGCCGGCATGGACGATTACCTGTCCAAGCCCATCGATATGGAAGAGCTGGACCGGGTGCTGGAGCGGATCGGGTCGGCTGGAAAAAGCGTAGAATAA
- a CDS encoding PAS domain S-box protein encodes MEDRHASESQHLNSAVRKITLLLGLVQEPSGFQNLRAALQWQTHYADLASVLKALPTLDEQSRILKIRILQEHASIGALFKNLAVTGQADVEMDVRQMIQGQLVVRTASMVADVLAINDLTDKYMYRERRWMLVWTASAVAFLAGVVVSLLYTLQRRVVSPVVSLEAATKALSIGRLDHPIRVSGNDEVAKLAASFEDMRVALRERLADLSEANRRAQEARDESEKRAAELDAALMSLAEGIIFYNTEHQITYLNPSAEKILGFSLENVSDLPADARVKLFTVRKLDGSIPTKEELVGWRALHGATVHGEEFIIYPQGSSLSSNILSSAAPVRTSDGRTLGAIQTLINITERKRTEEALRESEERYRSIFHNSHAVMLLADPQTGELVDVNPAACAYYGYSPEECRRMTIGQINTLPIEEFRARMMEAASKEQNKFEFRHRLASGEVRDVEVYSGPVRVEGRLLLHSIVHDITERKRLEEDLFQAKAEAEAANRAKSEFLASMSHEIRTPMNGVIGLTELALMQEPKGKVRDYLGLVKQSANSLLDIINDILDLSKIEAGRVELEHADFDLRDMLDSLFETMRLTAERKRLSFTAAIDPGVPDWIKGDEGRLRQIFVNLIGNAVKYTETGQVSVHVGLENAHDSPVAGDSDKPEHICLLASVKDTGIGIPKNKLEKIFDPFDTGARGAKHDGTGLGLTITNRLVELMGGRIIVRSEPGQGSTFTFSAALEPASNTATTQESVQAAVLPDARTLRILLAEDNEINRFLALELLKERGHVVTAVENGRDALNMLAKERFDLVLMDVQMPEVNGVEATRRIRAGKVPDTDPRIPIVALTAYALKGDREKFMSAGMDDYLSKPLDLKELDRVLERLGSDKGAAD; translated from the coding sequence ATGGAAGATCGGCATGCTTCGGAATCGCAACATCTGAATAGCGCGGTGCGAAAGATCACCTTACTCCTCGGTCTGGTGCAAGAGCCCTCAGGTTTCCAGAATCTACGCGCAGCCTTGCAGTGGCAAACCCATTATGCGGATCTGGCATCGGTACTCAAGGCCCTGCCGACGCTTGATGAACAGTCACGAATCCTGAAAATCCGAATTCTTCAGGAACATGCCTCGATAGGCGCCCTGTTCAAGAATCTGGCGGTGACCGGTCAAGCCGACGTTGAGATGGATGTCAGGCAGATGATCCAGGGGCAACTGGTTGTCAGAACCGCATCCATGGTAGCCGACGTGCTCGCCATCAATGACCTGACGGATAAGTATATGTACCGCGAAAGGCGATGGATGCTGGTTTGGACGGCAAGCGCGGTCGCATTCCTGGCGGGGGTCGTCGTGTCGCTGCTGTACACTCTGCAACGCAGGGTCGTCTCCCCCGTCGTGAGCCTGGAAGCGGCCACGAAGGCTTTGAGTATCGGCCGCCTCGATCATCCGATCCGGGTGTCGGGAAACGATGAGGTCGCAAAGCTTGCGGCAAGTTTCGAGGACATGAGGGTTGCCCTGCGGGAGCGGTTGGCTGACCTTTCGGAAGCCAACCGCCGGGCCCAAGAGGCCCGAGATGAGTCCGAGAAGCGGGCGGCCGAGCTGGATGCAGCGCTTATGTCACTGGCTGAGGGCATCATTTTCTATAACACGGAACATCAAATCACGTACCTGAACCCTTCGGCTGAGAAGATCCTAGGCTTCTCCCTGGAGAATGTAAGCGATTTGCCAGCGGATGCGCGGGTCAAGCTTTTCACAGTTCGCAAATTAGACGGGAGCATCCCCACCAAAGAGGAGCTGGTGGGCTGGAGGGCGCTCCATGGCGCAACTGTCCACGGCGAGGAGTTCATCATCTACCCACAAGGCTCCTCTCTTTCGTCCAATATCCTCTCCAGCGCGGCTCCTGTCAGGACAAGCGATGGCAGAACCCTCGGAGCGATCCAAACACTGATCAACATCACCGAGCGCAAGCGGACCGAAGAGGCTTTGCGCGAGAGCGAGGAGCGCTACCGCTCCATCTTCCATAACAGCCACGCAGTCATGCTGCTAGCTGATCCCCAAACAGGGGAACTCGTGGACGTCAATCCAGCCGCATGCGCCTACTACGGCTACTCGCCAGAAGAGTGCCGGCGCATGACCATCGGCCAGATCAATACCCTGCCCATTGAGGAGTTTCGCGCCAGGATGATGGAGGCTGCGTCCAAGGAGCAAAACAAGTTCGAGTTCAGGCACAGGCTGGCTTCGGGTGAGGTTAGGGATGTGGAAGTCTACAGTGGTCCCGTGCGCGTCGAGGGCAGACTGCTTCTCCACTCCATCGTCCACGACATCACCGAGCGCAAGCGCCTGGAGGAGGATCTGTTCCAGGCCAAGGCTGAAGCCGAAGCCGCCAACCGTGCCAAATCCGAGTTTCTGGCCAGCATGTCCCACGAGATACGCACGCCCATGAACGGAGTCATAGGCCTGACCGAGCTTGCGCTCATGCAGGAACCCAAGGGCAAGGTCCGCGACTATCTGGGTCTGGTCAAGCAATCCGCCAACTCGCTGCTCGACATCATCAACGACATTCTCGACCTGTCCAAGATCGAGGCGGGTCGCGTGGAGCTGGAGCATGCCGACTTCGACCTGCGCGACATGCTCGACAGCCTGTTCGAAACCATGCGCCTCACGGCCGAGCGCAAGAGACTGTCTTTCACCGCAGCCATTGATCCGGGCGTTCCTGACTGGATCAAGGGCGACGAGGGCCGGCTGCGGCAGATATTCGTCAACCTCATCGGCAACGCGGTCAAATACACCGAGACGGGACAGGTCTCCGTGCACGTGGGTCTGGAGAACGCCCATGATTCGCCGGTCGCGGGGGATAGCGACAAGCCCGAGCACATATGCCTACTGGCCTCTGTCAAGGACACGGGCATCGGCATCCCCAAGAATAAGCTAGAAAAGATTTTCGACCCCTTCGACACGGGCGCCCGCGGGGCCAAACACGACGGCACTGGCCTGGGACTGACCATTACCAATCGGCTCGTGGAACTCATGGGTGGCAGGATCATTGTCAGAAGCGAGCCCGGCCAAGGAAGCACTTTCACCTTCTCGGCCGCGCTCGAACCGGCAAGCAATACGGCGACCACCCAAGAGTCCGTACAGGCGGCGGTTCTGCCGGACGCCCGGACGCTACGGATTTTGCTCGCCGAGGACAATGAAATCAACCGCTTCCTGGCCCTGGAACTGCTCAAGGAGCGCGGGCACGTGGTCACGGCCGTGGAGAACGGCAGGGATGCCTTGAATATGCTGGCTAAAGAGCGTTTCGATCTCGTGCTCATGGATGTGCAGATGCCGGAGGTCAACGGTGTGGAGGCGACCCGGCGCATCCGAGCAGGTAAGGTTCCGGACACTGACCCGCGCATACCCATCGTCGCTCTGACCGCCTATGCCCTCAAGGGAGACCGGGAGAAATTCATGTCCGCCGGCATGGACGATTACCTGTCCAAGCCTCTTGACCTGAAGGAGCTGGATCGGGTTCTTGAGCGACTTGGATCGGATAAAGGAGCCGCGGATTAG